Below is a window of Pseudodesulfovibrio sp. 5S69 DNA.
TTGATGTTGTCCGGGGTCAGCCCGGCTCCGTTAAGGTCGTACTGGGCGTTGGCGGTGCCGGTCAGGTGCTCCTTGCCGGTCAGGTCCTTGAGCAGCGGCCCGGCCTGGACGTTTTTGAGCCGGCCTTTTTCGGTCCAGGCGGCCACGGCCTTGTTCGCGTCCAGGGTACCCCGGGCGGTGTAGGCGCCGCCGTAGAGGTTGAGCGACACCGGGTCGGCGGTGACCAGGCCGTTCTTGGCGGTCACATCGGCCAGGATATCGGTGATGGTCAGATTCATGAGCTTGAGCTTGCCCACGGTCAGCCGGGCCTTGAGGTCCAGGGGCCTGAGCGCGCTCAGGTCGGGCTCCTGGGCCGGGGCCGCCTGGGGGGAGCTGGCGGCGGGCCGGGCCGGGGCGGCCTTGGATTCGGACTTGGGCGGCAGGTAGCGGTCCGCGTCGATGTCGTCCACGTTGACGTTGACGGTCACGGCGGGCTTCTTGAAGTTTTTGACCGCGCCCTCGGCGGTGATCAGGGTCTGGTCGAGCTTGAGGTTCAGGGACTCCAGGGTGGCCTCGGTGTCCGAGCCGTTGACCTTGAGGTCGGCGGTCAGGTTCTCAAGGACTTTGGGGTCGCTGGTTTCGGGCGGGGTCATGCCCAACTGCTTCATGAGCTCGCGAACCGAGGCCTGGGCCAGCTTGATTTCGGCCGAGAACGAGGTGTCGTCGTTTTTGCTCTTGGCGAAGAGCAGCCCGGAGAACTCAAGGTTGAGCACGGAGAGCTTCATGTCGTCGACTTCGATGCTCCCCGCCTCCTGGTCGAACCGGGCGAAGCCGGTCAGGACCGGGCGGGTGTCGACCTCGGGTTTGTCGAGTTTGAGGTGGAACTTGAGTTCGAAGGGGAAGCGGACCTTGTCGCCGACCTCGCCGATGACCAGGCTCAGGTCGTTGACCGAGGTCTTGGTCCCGGCCTGCATGTCGTCATAGACGATGTTGGCGTTCGATATCTCCACGCCCTGTACGGACAGGGACTTGGGCTGGCCGGACTTGGCGGCGGGCGCCTCCGATCCGGTGGCCGTCTCGGCCGCAGCGGAGCCGGAGTCGCCGCCCTTGGCCAGATCGTCCCAGTTGGTCACGCCCTGCTTGTTTTTGGCCAGGTTCAAGGTCAGGCCGTCCAGGACCACGGTGCCCACGGCCACGTCGCCCGAGAGCAGGGGCAGCAGCCGGATGGAGGCTTCGGCGCGCCGGATGCGGACCATCTCGGCCGGGGCGAACCCCTGGGCGTTGCCGAGCGCCATGGGGCCGACCTTGAGCCCGAGCCAGGGGAAGAAGTTGAAGGAGATGTCACCCTCGAACTTCAGTTCCCGGCCGGTCTGTTCCTGGACCGCCTTGGATATCTGGGCCTTGTAGTCGTTGGGATTGACGACCAGCACCAGGACGATGCAGGCCGCGATGAACAGGGCTGCCAGGGCCCCGATGATTATCAATCCGATCTTGAGCGTCTTGTTCATGATTCTGCTCCTCGCAGTCCGCTTAAAAGACCTTTTTCAGGAGTTCGCTGGTCACGGCGATATCGCCCGAGCGGACGTCCTTCTCGGTCTTGCCCATGTACAGGAACATGGAGTCCAGGGTTTTGTTCGTCAGATAGTCCACGGGGTTGAAGTCCGTGCCGGTCAGGGCGGAGAGCCTCTGCGCGGCGTCGACGGCCGTGCCCGCTCCGGCCTTTTTCAGAGCGGAGCGGATCAACGGGGCCGCGTTCTCGGCCAGTCCCGGCCGCGCGCTCTCCTCGAAATAGCTGGTCACCGCGTCGCTCTTGCCCGAGAGCAGGCCGGACGGGTTGGCGAACTCCATGGTCTTGATGGTCTTTTGGAACAGCTCGCCGATGGCCGGGACCGCCGCCTCGGCCGCCGAGTTCAGGTTGGCGAGCAGGTCCGGGGCTACGGTCTCGGCAACTTTTCGGTAGCTGTCCGGAAGGGACAGGGAGGTGGCCGCCAGCTTGGAGAAGCCGCCGTCACGGGACAGGGATTCCACGGCGGAATCCGCCCCCATGGAAAGCAGTTCGCGGAAGGCGCTCTCGATCTGGGAGGGGGTCACGGAAAGCCCCGCGGCCTTGGCCCCGGCGTCTCCGGCCGCCTTGAGGGCGTCGCCCCACCCTGTGGCGGATGCGGGCACGGCGGCCCACGACAGGGCCAGCACGAGCAACAGGGGGAGAATGGGGAGAGCGGGATATTTCACGGGCATGGTCGGCTCCTGTCTGCAAAAGGGAATGGGCATTCTCGAAGATTACCACGGGCCGACCGGTCTGCCTAGGGGGCAAGGCGAATTTTGGCGATACCGTATGGATGGGAACAGGACCGCCGACGCGAGCGGCGGCTGCCGGGACCGCGTGCCGTCACGCGCTAACGTTGCATGGCCAGCCCCTTGATCAGGCCGAAGCATCCGGCCAGCATCATGTCGCCGCCCGGAGCGGGGAACTCCACGTCGTACCCATCGAGCATGGCCCGGCGCGGGCCGATGACGAAGGTGGGCGCGAACCCGTCCGCCTCGGCGGGCAGGTCCATGCAGAGGCAGCCGTGGCCCCTTTCGTCGAAGACCTGCTCGAAGGAGAGGCAGCCGCAGCGGAACGCGGCCAGGTCGGCCCACAGCTTCTCGCCGTCCACGCACCCGGTGTGCTGTTCGTACACGCCGTGGATGCGCCCGGCGTAGAGCAGGAAGGCGATGAGATGGGAGTTGCCGATGTTGACCAGGGTGATGCCGCGCTCGAAGCTCAGCCGCTCGATCTCGTCCACGTAGAGCGCGCCGAGCACGGCGGCCGCGCCGGTGTCGGCCACGGGGCCGCCGCCGATGTCCCGCTGCAGGTCCGCAAGGCGGGTGAGCATGGCGGGCGGGGTCCGGTAGACCAGCGCCTCGGGGCGGCCCTCGCCGTCGCCGAGCAGGGCCTGCCAAAGCTTGAAGCGGCCCATGCGGTTGGACTGGCCGGGGTGGAAGCCGTGGTCCTGGGCGCAGGCCGCGATGGAGTCGGGCCAGTCCAGTTCGGCGGCATCCAGAAAGCGGCGCCACCAGGCCTCGTCGAAATCGGTCAGCCGGACCGGGGTGAATCCGTCCGGGCACTCCTCGGTGATATTGATGCTCATGTCCGTCACCCGCGTCAGGTCGTCGGCCATGGTGTAGGCCGCGCCTTCGCTGGCGGCCACCTTGAGACCGGCCTTGAGGTGGCCGTTGACGAACCGGGTCACCCCGCCGCCCATGTTGCTGCCGTGCAACCAGATCGGTTCGCCGCGCAGGCGCAGGGTCTCGATGCGGCGGCCGATCTGGAGGGCCGGGGAGGGGATGACGAACTTGGGACAGTTTTCGATCTCCCTGTCCGGGGAGTAGAGCAGCACGTCCTGGGTGCCGCTGCCGATGTCGAGGCAGAGTGTGGTTGTCACGGGGATTCTCCTTGGATGTCCGGCCTTGGTACACCGAGGGCGGGGCCAAGGCAAGGGAGCGCGCATTCCCGGCCGGGTTGACACCGGCACGCACCGGCGTCATGGTGCGGCATGCCTGTCAGAGTCTTCCTCTACATCCTCCTGGGCCTGACCCTGTTCACCCTGCTGCGCTACGGCATCTTCCTGCTGTCCAACGCCCTGGCCGGGCGGCTCGGGCTCATCCGCGAGGAAGCGGGAGGACTGGGCTCGGCCGTGGCGCGCGGCGTGGTCACGGCCATGGCCGCCGACGTGGTCGCCCTGCCGAGCATCGTCTTTCTGGCCCTGCCGGAGCGGCCCGCCTCGCCCACGGGCACGCCCGTGCTCATGGTCCACGGCCTGTACCACAACCGTACGGCCTGGTTGATCTTTTCCCGCAGGCTGCGGCGGGCTGGATTCGGCAACCTGCACACCTTCGGCTACAACAGCTTCACCAAGGACTTCGACAACGCCCTGGCCGGGCTCAAGGCGCGGCTCGACGCGCTCCTGGCCGACTCCCCGGACGGCAGGATCATCCTCATCGGCCACAGCCTGGGCGGGCTGCTCTGCCGTTGCGCTGCGGGCGATCCCCGGTTCCGCGACCGGGTGGCCGCGCTGGTCACCCTGGGCTCGCCCCACGGCGGCAGCGAGCTGGCCTGGCTGGGCGGCAACCGCATGGCCCGCGGCCTCATCCCCGGCCGGACCATTCCCGAGGCCGTGGCCGAAGCGCCCGACCCGGACTGCCCCAAGCTGGCCGTCTACACCGTGGCCGACGACTACGTTATCCCGCTGGACCTGTTGCGTACCGGCCGCCCCGGATGGGACGAGCGCGTTTGCGCCCCCATGGGCCACGTCTGGATGCTCTACTCGCCCGAGGTGGCCGACATGGTCACCGGCTTCCTGTGCCCGTTACCGCGCGTGGAGCGTGGTGGGGAGCCGGTCTCGGGTTCCCGGAAGAAAACCGGCTGACAATTTTTGCCTTCGGAAACAAAAAAGGGGCCTCGCGAGAGACCCCTTTTTTGTCGTATCATTGTTGATGCTAGCCGGTGACTTCGAGAATCTTGGCCTTGAGGTCGTCCGGCTTGAACGGCTTGGTGATGAAGGCGGACACGCCGGTCTTGGAGGCCAGGCCCTGCTGGGAGGCCTCGGACTCGGTGGTGACCATGATGATGGGCACGTCCTCCATGCCGGGGGTGGAGCGGATCTTGCCGACCAGCTCCATGCCGTCCATGATCGGCATGTTCATGTCCGTGATGATGACCTCGAACGTCTCGCCCTGTTCGATGAACTCGTAGGCCTCCTCGCCGTTGGCGGCCACGAACGGCTCGAACCCGAGGTCCGTGAGGATGGCCCGGTGCATGGCGCACATGGAGCGGGAGTCGTCCGCGGCCAGGGCCTTGCGCGTGCCGGTGACCAGGGCCGGCAGCCGGTCCAGGTCCTGTTCCGCGCGGATGCCGCCGATCTCGGCCAGCACATCCCGGAACTCCTCCACGATCTCCGGGTCGCGGGACTCGGCCAGGGCGTCCACGAGGATGTCCCCCGCGCCCTGGTTCTCGTACAGGTGGTCGAAAATGGTGGTGGCCCTGGAATTGATGACCGCCTTGGCCAGCCGGAAGGACTGCTCGTCGGCCATGGAAATGAGATTGATCAGGGAGGAGATCATGCCCGGATTGACGTGCTGTTCCAGCCCGCCGATGACGGCCATGAGGATCAGTTCGTCGGTCTCGGACAGTCCGTCCACCAAGCAGATGATGCCCTTCATGGTGCCGATGCGGCCCAGGGCCTCGTACACGGCGTAGCGGACGTTGGGATCATCGGCCTGGCCCTTGTCGAAGGCGGCGACCAGCCCGTCCGCGCCCGCCTTGTCGCGCAGAAAGCCGAGCACGTTGGCGGCCAGAATCTTGGTGTCCGTGTCCCCGGACACGAAGGCGTCCAGGAGCATGGGGATGCAGAACGAGCCCACGTTGATCAGCGCGTCGGTGATGATCCGGCGGACCGTGGGGTTCTTGTGGTGCAGGGTCTTGACCAGGAAGGCGATGGTGTCCTCGGTGGCGTTGCGGGCCAGGGCGTCCACGGCCTTCCAGGTGGTGATGTCGCAGACCTCGAAGCGGTCGTCCGCCTCGCTCTCGATGATGATCTTTTTGAACTCCTCGATGGACTGGGGGTCGGCGAGCTTGCCCAGAGCCTCGATGCAGGAGGACTGTATGAACGGGTCCTCGTGGTCCAGGAATCGCCGGAACACGGGTACGGCGGCCTCGTCGCCGATGCGGGCCAGCGAGGTCAGGATTTCCATCAGGCGGTCGAGGTCTTCCTCGGCCAGGGCCAGATCCACCAGCGGCTGCACCGCGCCCTTGAGGCCGTACTCCCCGGCCACGCGGATGCACAAAATATTGAACCCCTCATGCGAATCCTTGAGGCCCTCGATGACCTTGTCTTCGTTGCTCGACAGAACGGCGTTCAGGGCGTTGACCACCATGTAGTCGATGGAGGTGTCGCCGACCGGGTCCTTGAGCAGGTCCACAAGGCCGGGTAGGGCCTCGGAGTCCTTGCTCCCGGAAATCTCATTCAGGATCGTGATCTGATCCAGGAATTCCTTATCTCTGAAGTTCTCTAGTGGTGACATGGCGTCTCCGCGTGTTGATGGGGAAGGCCGCAGCCTACTCGAAGCAGAACTCGATGGTGAAATCCCCGTCTTTGGTCTTGAAGGGGATGGCCATGATCGGGGCCTTTGCCATGTGGGAGATGGTGTGGTTGTCTCCCATGACCACGGTGGGCGTGGAACCTTGGAACACGAGCCCGCGTTCCGCCAGGCCCGCGCGCGCCTGGCCGGAAATCATGTTCGTCAATTCGCCAACGGCGTCCTTGACGTCCTGCATGATGTCGTCGATCTCGTCGCCGAGCATGTTTCTGACGATGGCCACGGCGCATCCCTTGGAAAAAGAAAGGGAAACGCTGCCGTTCTTTTCGCCGGTAATGCCGACCATGCCGGACACGTCGCCGGCGGCGACGTTGTTTCGCTTCACGTAGGGTTTGCCCACCTCGGGTTTGATGAATGCCATGGTGGACAAGACATCTATGGCGGCTTTGATGAAGGGCTTGGCCAGTTCGACGTCCATGCTCTATCTCCTTAAAAAATGAGGGTCTTGGTATCAGCCTTCAAGTCCACTCCAATTATTGGCAATAAATGGAGAACACCTGTATATATCCATTTGAGACGCGCGCGATGGCATAGCCCCGCATTGCAAGTACCTACCCGAGGATGAGTTAAGGGGTCAAGGTGTGTATAATATTAATAATACACCCTTGAGATTTTTTTTTGCCCCGGTGCGGAGGAAGCGTCCGGGGGCCGGCCCGTAGCGATGCGCGCGGCCCTTGACATGGTTTACGTCCGTTCATACTTAGAGGTCAAATACAACAGGAAGCGTGAACTGTGAGCAGCTATAAAATTCACCCGATCGTCATGGGAACCAAGGTCTTCGACAAGGGCATGATGACCTATCAGCACGATTACGGCACCCCGTACACCATCCCCATCTACACATGGTACATCGAGGGCGGCGACAAGAACATCCTGGTGGACACCGGCGAGATGCAGCCGATCATTTCCGAGGACCGCGAAAAGGCCATCGGCGGCAAGATATATACCTTTGAGGAAGGGCTGGCCAAGTACGGCCTCAAGCCCGAGGATATCGACATCATCATCCACACCCACCTGCACAACGACCACTGCGAGAACGACTACAAGTGTCCGAACGCGACCATCTACGTGCACGAGAAGGAG
It encodes the following:
- a CDS encoding DUF1786 domain-containing protein; this translates as MTTTLCLDIGSGTQDVLLYSPDREIENCPKFVIPSPALQIGRRIETLRLRGEPIWLHGSNMGGGVTRFVNGHLKAGLKVAASEGAAYTMADDLTRVTDMSINITEECPDGFTPVRLTDFDEAWWRRFLDAAELDWPDSIAACAQDHGFHPGQSNRMGRFKLWQALLGDGEGRPEALVYRTPPAMLTRLADLQRDIGGGPVADTGAAAVLGALYVDEIERLSFERGITLVNIGNSHLIAFLLYAGRIHGVYEQHTGCVDGEKLWADLAAFRCGCLSFEQVFDERGHGCLCMDLPAEADGFAPTFVIGPRRAMLDGYDVEFPAPGGDMMLAGCFGLIKGLAMQR
- a CDS encoding alpha/beta fold hydrolase: MPVRVFLYILLGLTLFTLLRYGIFLLSNALAGRLGLIREEAGGLGSAVARGVVTAMAADVVALPSIVFLALPERPASPTGTPVLMVHGLYHNRTAWLIFSRRLRRAGFGNLHTFGYNSFTKDFDNALAGLKARLDALLADSPDGRIILIGHSLGGLLCRCAAGDPRFRDRVAALVTLGSPHGGSELAWLGGNRMARGLIPGRTIPEAVAEAPDPDCPKLAVYTVADDYVIPLDLLRTGRPGWDERVCAPMGHVWMLYSPEVADMVTGFLCPLPRVERGGEPVSGSRKKTG
- a CDS encoding DUF4197 domain-containing protein, with protein sequence MPVKYPALPILPLLLVLALSWAAVPASATGWGDALKAAGDAGAKAAGLSVTPSQIESAFRELLSMGADSAVESLSRDGGFSKLAATSLSLPDSYRKVAETVAPDLLANLNSAAEAAVPAIGELFQKTIKTMEFANPSGLLSGKSDAVTSYFEESARPGLAENAAPLIRSALKKAGAGTAVDAAQRLSALTGTDFNPVDYLTNKTLDSMFLYMGKTEKDVRSGDIAVTSELLKKVF
- a CDS encoding AsmA family protein, giving the protein MNKTLKIGLIIIGALAALFIAACIVLVLVVNPNDYKAQISKAVQEQTGRELKFEGDISFNFFPWLGLKVGPMALGNAQGFAPAEMVRIRRAEASIRLLPLLSGDVAVGTVVLDGLTLNLAKNKQGVTNWDDLAKGGDSGSAAAETATGSEAPAAKSGQPKSLSVQGVEISNANIVYDDMQAGTKTSVNDLSLVIGEVGDKVRFPFELKFHLKLDKPEVDTRPVLTGFARFDQEAGSIEVDDMKLSVLNLEFSGLLFAKSKNDDTSFSAEIKLAQASVRELMKQLGMTPPETSDPKVLENLTADLKVNGSDTEATLESLNLKLDQTLITAEGAVKNFKKPAVTVNVNVDDIDADRYLPPKSESKAAPARPAASSPQAAPAQEPDLSALRPLDLKARLTVGKLKLMNLTITDILADVTAKNGLVTADPVSLNLYGGAYTARGTLDANKAVAAWTEKGRLKNVQAGPLLKDLTGKEHLTGTANAQYDLNGAGLTPDNIKKSVSGTASFAFTNGAVNGVNVAKMLRDGWSRLKGQPVSGDEPAKTDFAELLGSATLTNGHIVNKDLLMKSPLLRVNGQGWADLPKNTTDYTATVTVVGTLEGQDGKSIQDLKGLPLPVNVKGSLDDPSISLDLKAMGEALFKGTFKQGAKGLEETLKKGLLGGSKPSDSTGTGGDSKSTDNPLSPLRKLFQ
- a CDS encoding HEAT repeat domain-containing protein, giving the protein MSPLENFRDKEFLDQITILNEISGSKDSEALPGLVDLLKDPVGDTSIDYMVVNALNAVLSSNEDKVIEGLKDSHEGFNILCIRVAGEYGLKGAVQPLVDLALAEEDLDRLMEILTSLARIGDEAAVPVFRRFLDHEDPFIQSSCIEALGKLADPQSIEEFKKIIIESEADDRFEVCDITTWKAVDALARNATEDTIAFLVKTLHHKNPTVRRIITDALINVGSFCIPMLLDAFVSGDTDTKILAANVLGFLRDKAGADGLVAAFDKGQADDPNVRYAVYEALGRIGTMKGIICLVDGLSETDELILMAVIGGLEQHVNPGMISSLINLISMADEQSFRLAKAVINSRATTIFDHLYENQGAGDILVDALAESRDPEIVEEFRDVLAEIGGIRAEQDLDRLPALVTGTRKALAADDSRSMCAMHRAILTDLGFEPFVAANGEEAYEFIEQGETFEVIITDMNMPIMDGMELVGKIRSTPGMEDVPIIMVTTESEASQQGLASKTGVSAFITKPFKPDDLKAKILEVTG
- a CDS encoding chemotaxis protein CheX; translated protein: MDVELAKPFIKAAIDVLSTMAFIKPEVGKPYVKRNNVAAGDVSGMVGITGEKNGSVSLSFSKGCAVAIVRNMLGDEIDDIMQDVKDAVGELTNMISGQARAGLAERGLVFQGSTPTVVMGDNHTISHMAKAPIMAIPFKTKDGDFTIEFCFE